From Syntrophorhabdus sp., the proteins below share one genomic window:
- a CDS encoding ATP-binding cassette domain-containing protein, with the protein LRQLRDLDNTVIVVEHDYDAIVSSDYVVDLGPGAGEKGGHLVFEGTPAELKTHPESVTGLYVSGRRRIERPAGRREPRGFLTVKGARANNLKNIDVAIPLGVFTAVTGVSGSGKSTLVVDTLYPSLKQKLYRSKERVGESDGILGFEAVDRVIDIDQSPIGRTPRSNPATYTGVFTHIRELFTRLPESRMRGYKEGRFSFNVKGGRCETCAGEGFVKIEMQFLPDVYIVCEACKGKRYNRDTLEILYRGKSIADVLEMTVTQAMEFFDAHPHIKAKLKVLYEVGLGYIRLGQAATTLSGGEAQRIKLSRELSKRDTGKTFYILDEPTTGLHFVDIEKLLHVLNELVERGNTVVVIEHNLDVIKSADYVIDLGPEGGDRGGTIIAQGTPEDVMSVKKSYTGLFLKRYLEGGAGLDGERAVVRSAAKSRGSRASR; encoded by the coding sequence CTGCGGCAGCTTCGCGATCTCGACAATACCGTTATTGTCGTCGAGCACGACTACGACGCGATCGTCTCTTCCGATTATGTCGTCGATCTCGGTCCCGGGGCGGGTGAGAAGGGCGGCCATCTTGTTTTTGAGGGGACGCCCGCGGAGCTGAAGACGCACCCCGAGTCGGTCACGGGCCTTTACGTGTCGGGTCGCCGCCGCATCGAAAGGCCGGCCGGCAGGAGAGAGCCGCGGGGTTTTCTCACCGTCAAGGGGGCACGGGCGAACAACCTGAAGAATATCGACGTTGCCATACCTCTCGGGGTCTTCACCGCGGTCACAGGTGTGTCGGGTTCCGGCAAGAGCACCCTCGTCGTCGATACGCTCTATCCCTCGTTGAAACAGAAACTGTACAGGTCGAAGGAACGGGTGGGAGAATCCGACGGCATACTCGGGTTCGAAGCCGTGGACCGCGTCATCGATATCGACCAGTCCCCCATCGGGCGGACCCCGAGGTCGAACCCCGCCACCTACACCGGTGTCTTCACCCATATCCGGGAGCTCTTCACCCGCCTTCCGGAATCGCGGATGAGGGGGTACAAGGAGGGAAGGTTCAGTTTCAACGTCAAGGGCGGCAGGTGCGAGACCTGCGCCGGCGAGGGTTTCGTGAAGATAGAGATGCAGTTTCTCCCCGACGTTTACATAGTCTGCGAGGCGTGCAAGGGGAAACGTTACAACCGTGACACGCTGGAGATCCTCTACCGCGGGAAGAGCATCGCCGATGTCCTGGAGATGACGGTCACGCAGGCGATGGAGTTCTTCGACGCCCATCCCCACATCAAGGCGAAGCTCAAGGTCTTGTACGAGGTGGGTCTGGGGTATATCCGCCTCGGGCAGGCGGCGACCACCCTCTCCGGCGGGGAGGCCCAGAGGATCAAGCTTTCCCGGGAGCTTTCGAAGCGGGACACGGGAAAGACCTTCTACATACTCGACGAACCGACCACGGGTCTGCACTTCGTCGACATCGAGAAGCTGCTCCATGTTCTCAACGAACTCGTCGAGAGAGGCAACACCGTCGTCGTCATCGAGCACAACCTCGATGTCATCAAGAGCGCCGATTACGTGATCGACCTCGGTCCCGAGGGCGGCGACCGGGGAGGGACGATCATCGCTCAAGGCACCCCCGAAGACGTCATGTCCGTGAAGAAGAGCTACACCGGTCTGTTCCTCAAGCGGTATCTCGAAGGCGGCGCGGGACTTGACGGCGAGCGGGCGGTGGTCAGAAGCGCCGCAAAGTCCCGGGGCTCCCGGGCTTCAAGATAA
- a CDS encoding methylated-DNA--[protein]-cysteine S-methyltransferase, producing MDLIEFAIFESWFGTISVVMRNGRVVRLDLSENDMYQEHRAVLKRFPDGIESDRPFKMVRTLLHRYLKGQPVDFRDVEIDISDLPGFTRRVLEELRKIPYGETRSYLDIARCAGRPSGGRAVGQAVKRNPIPIIVPCHRVIRHDGSLGGFGLGEKIKKRLLFLEGVKKTWSV from the coding sequence TTGGATCTCATCGAATTTGCCATTTTTGAATCCTGGTTCGGCACTATCTCCGTCGTGATGAGGAACGGTCGGGTGGTACGTCTCGATCTTTCGGAGAACGACATGTACCAGGAGCACCGGGCCGTGCTGAAACGCTTTCCCGACGGTATCGAATCGGACCGACCGTTCAAGATGGTACGAACCCTTCTTCACCGGTACCTGAAAGGGCAGCCGGTGGACTTCCGTGACGTCGAGATCGATATATCGGACCTGCCGGGATTCACCCGGCGGGTCCTCGAAGAGCTTCGCAAGATCCCCTACGGCGAAACGAGAAGCTATCTCGACATCGCGAGATGCGCCGGGCGCCCTTCAGGGGGAAGGGCCGTCGGCCAGGCGGTCAAGAGGAACCCTATTCCCATCATCGTCCCCTGCCACAGGGTCATCCGCCACGACGGCTCCCTGGGGGGATTCGGCCTAGGGGAAAAGATAAAGAAAAGGCTTCTTTTTCTTGAGGGTGTCAAAAAAACCTGGTCGGTTTAG